A portion of the Chryseobacterium tructae genome contains these proteins:
- a CDS encoding acyl-CoA thioesterase, translating into MQNKPITFQFISEPSDVNYGGNVHGGSVMKWIDQAGYACATTWSGNYSVTVYVGGIRFYEPIKIGEVVKVDAQVIYTGSSSMHIAINVFSRNLKQPTFDKKTHCIIVFVAVDENGKKLPVPKWTPETEEEKLQEQYAKRLMELRTQIEDEMKPFL; encoded by the coding sequence ATGCAGAACAAACCTATTACTTTTCAATTTATTTCAGAGCCATCAGATGTTAATTACGGCGGAAATGTGCATGGCGGAAGTGTTATGAAATGGATTGATCAGGCAGGCTATGCGTGTGCCACTACCTGGAGTGGAAATTATTCAGTTACAGTATATGTTGGAGGAATACGTTTCTACGAACCGATTAAAATTGGAGAAGTGGTAAAAGTAGATGCTCAGGTCATTTACACTGGAAGCTCAAGCATGCATATTGCGATCAATGTCTTTTCCAGAAATCTGAAACAGCCTACTTTTGATAAAAAAACACATTGCATCATCGTCTTCGTTGCTGTGGATGAAAATGGTAAAAAGCTGCCTGTCCCTAAATGGACCCCCGAAACAGAAGAGGAAAAACTACAGGAACAATATGCCAAGCGTCTGATGGAACTCAGAACTCAGATTGAGGATGAAATGAAACCCTTTTTATAG
- a CDS encoding voltage-gated chloride channel family protein yields MSKNQRTLVKKTIFHTQFFFRKFPALPYIGKWLLISIIIGALAGSASAGFLQSLEWATNFRESHLWLIALLPVAGFLIGLIYYYWGKDVEAGNNLLIDTIHDPKEIIPFKMAPFVYLGTIATHFFGGSAGREGTALQMAGAIADQLSKPFKLDKNERKILIISAIAAGFGSVFGTPLAGAVFGLEVFLIGRIRYNAIFPAFASAILADWATNLWNVKHTHYHIDFIPKLEFLPILYSILAGITFGICAAAFSKIIHWAGSIFKSKIKYPPLRPVIGGIIIALAVLLMGTTRYIGLGVPVILESFEKQLPFYDFAIKMIFTIVTLSAGFKGGEVTPLFFIGATLGSALSLFIPLPFGLLAGMGFVAVFAGATNTPLACMLMGIELFGAECGIYIAIACVVSYLLSGHNSIYTKQKIGEAKNRRYESQQDRSISDFL; encoded by the coding sequence ATGTCAAAAAACCAACGAACACTTGTTAAAAAAACAATTTTTCACACTCAATTTTTCTTTAGAAAATTTCCGGCACTGCCTTATATTGGCAAATGGCTTCTAATCAGTATCATTATTGGAGCTTTGGCAGGAAGTGCCTCTGCTGGCTTTTTACAATCGCTGGAATGGGCGACAAATTTTAGAGAAAGCCATTTATGGCTAATTGCTTTGCTTCCTGTGGCTGGTTTTTTAATTGGGCTTATCTATTATTATTGGGGAAAAGATGTGGAGGCTGGAAATAATCTTCTGATTGATACTATTCATGATCCTAAAGAGATTATTCCATTCAAAATGGCTCCTTTCGTTTACTTAGGAACCATTGCCACTCATTTTTTTGGAGGTTCAGCTGGTCGTGAGGGAACAGCTCTTCAGATGGCTGGTGCTATTGCGGATCAACTTAGTAAACCTTTTAAGCTTGATAAAAATGAAAGGAAAATATTAATTATCTCTGCCATTGCTGCCGGATTCGGTTCTGTGTTTGGAACTCCTTTGGCAGGTGCTGTGTTCGGACTTGAGGTATTTCTGATCGGAAGGATACGTTATAATGCCATATTCCCAGCTTTTGCCTCAGCAATTCTTGCGGATTGGGCTACCAACCTCTGGAATGTAAAACATACTCACTATCATATTGATTTTATCCCTAAACTAGAGTTTCTCCCTATCTTATATAGTATTTTAGCAGGTATTACTTTTGGTATTTGTGCTGCAGCATTCAGTAAAATCATTCATTGGGCAGGGTCTATTTTTAAATCGAAGATTAAATATCCACCGCTTCGTCCGGTTATTGGAGGAATTATTATTGCCCTTGCCGTTCTGCTCATGGGTACAACAAGATATATCGGACTGGGAGTTCCGGTGATTCTGGAGTCTTTTGAAAAGCAGCTCCCATTCTATGATTTTGCCATAAAAATGATTTTTACCATCGTTACCCTTTCAGCAGGTTTCAAAGGTGGTGAAGTAACTCCATTATTTTTTATTGGAGCAACATTAGGAAGTGCATTATCCCTATTTATTCCATTACCTTTTGGATTATTGGCAGGAATGGGATTTGTGGCTGTATTTGCAGGAGCAACCAACACTCCATTAGCCTGTATGTTAATGGGAATTGAATTATTTGGGGCAGAATGTGGTATTTATATAGCTATTGCCTGCGTGGTTTCTTATCTTCTTTCGGGGCACAATAGCATTTACACTAAACAAAAGATTGGTGAAGCTAAAAATAGAAGGTATGAGAGCCAACAGGATAGATCTATTTCCGATTTTCTTTAA
- a CDS encoding LysR substrate-binding domain-containing protein translates to MFDYRLKVFHTVASRLSFTKASEELHISQPAVTKHIKEIEVQLSTKLFDRKGTSIQLTQSGKILYEYAEKIRNIYRDLEFEISQINQQHKGKLIIGASTTVAQYILPEILAKFNAYYKDIKIELLTGNTEAISTLLKEEKIDLGIIEGESQSSYFDYKAFKPDEIVLAAKSDHPLAHKMLNVKDLYQLNLIFREQGSGTLEYIQNRLREKGVNIHELNTVIQLGSSESIKNYLLHSDCMAFLSISTILNELKNNILTVIDIKNFNIERDFHFILPKGEQSELIELFLRFAE, encoded by the coding sequence ATGTTCGATTACAGGTTAAAAGTTTTCCATACCGTAGCTTCCAGACTGAGTTTTACTAAAGCTTCTGAGGAGCTTCATATTTCGCAACCGGCAGTTACCAAGCACATCAAAGAAATTGAAGTTCAGTTGAGCACCAAATTATTTGACAGAAAGGGAACTTCCATACAGTTGACGCAAAGTGGTAAAATCCTGTATGAATACGCTGAAAAGATCAGAAATATCTATCGTGATCTGGAATTTGAAATCAGTCAGATCAACCAACAACATAAAGGAAAACTAATCATTGGAGCCAGTACCACTGTAGCCCAGTATATTTTGCCTGAAATTTTGGCCAAATTCAATGCTTATTATAAAGATATTAAAATTGAACTGTTGACTGGGAATACTGAAGCCATTTCCACTCTTTTAAAAGAAGAAAAAATCGACCTTGGTATTATTGAGGGGGAATCACAATCTTCTTATTTTGATTATAAAGCTTTTAAACCCGATGAAATTGTTCTGGCCGCCAAGTCAGATCATCCTCTGGCTCATAAAATGTTAAATGTAAAAGACCTCTATCAGCTGAATCTTATTTTCCGTGAACAAGGTTCAGGAACTCTTGAGTATATCCAAAACCGATTAAGAGAAAAGGGAGTTAACATTCATGAGTTGAATACCGTTATTCAGTTGGGAAGCAGCGAGAGCATCAAAAACTATCTTCTTCATTCGGATTGTATGGCTTTTCTTTCTATCAGTACCATTTTAAATGAGCTGAAAAATAATATTCTTACTGTTATTGACATTAAAAACTTCAATATTGAAAGAGATTTTCATTTTATCCTTCCCAAAGGAGAGCAATCAGAGCTTATAGAACTCTTTTTAAGATTTGCAGAGTAA